ACAAAATCCATCATGATGTTTTGCCGTTATAATTACCTGTTTAATGCCTGCTTCTTTACAGGTGCGTACCCATTGTGCTGCATCCAGAGCAGTCGGGTTAAATAACTGCGGGTCCTCTTTTCCATCTCCCCATTCCCTGTCAGTAAAGGTATTCATCCCGAAATGCAGAAAACCTGTAAGTTCAAGTTCCTGCCAGCGCAACTGTCTTGCCGAAGGCGTTAAATTTGCTGCTTTACGTACAATATCCTGTTCAGAATCCGTTACACTAATCGTTACATAATTCTGCTTTTTCTGCGCATAAGTCATCGTGCTCAAGCTCAAAGCCAGTAGTAATAAACTATTATATTTTGTTTTCATGGACATCCGCTGATAAAACAAAACCGGTCAGTGAAAGATGACCGGTTTGTTATTTATTAAGGTTTTATTGGTTTTTAGTAATCGTCATTTAAAGCAAAGACAGGTTTTCTGTTCATCCATTGTCCGCCGGTAAAATCAGGAAAATCAATAGTTTCGTTACCTAATTCTATAGATTGCTCGCTCAAAGGCGTAATTGCACTCCATGCAGCTGCATCATAAACATCCAGAGGTGTAGCCGTTCCGCGTTTCACAGATTCAATGAAAGCATGTAATACAAAGAAGTCCATTCCACCGTGACCTGCACCTTCTGCATCACTACTGTATTTTTTCCATAGCGGATGATCATATTTCTCTAACCACTCTTTTGCACTATCCCATCTGTGTGGTTTACTAACTCCCTCTACATAAACACTGTTGTTGATATCCATCCATAAACCATTAGTTCCCTGAACACGGAAACCTAAAGAATATGGTCTCGGAGAATTGGTATCATGCTGCAGAATAATCGTCTCTCCATTTGCGCAGTCAATGGTTGTGGTTACGATGTCACCCAATCTGAAATTCACTTTTGCATTCGGATGATTTTCACCACCATGATCTACTACATATTTATGCAATCCTCTGGATTTTGTAGCAAACGAATTCAATTTAAGAAACTTGTTTCCCCTGTTGATATTGATACACTGTGCAACAGGGCCAATACCATGCGTAGGATATAACTCACCATTACGATGCACAGAGTGATTGGTTCTCCATCTGGCTTCTGAGAATCCTTTTTCATTAAATTCTACACCACCACCATAAGGTTTAATCCCATCATTAAATTTCACTTCTCTCAGGTCATGCTGATAACCACCCTGTAAGTGAATGATCTCTCCGAAAATACCCTGTCTTACCATATTTAAAACAGCAAGTACGTCTCTTCTGTAGCAAACATTTTCCAGCATCATCACGTGGGCATCATGCTTTTCTGCTGCATGAACCACATCCCAGTGATCCTGAAGCGTAATACCCAGCATCACTTCTGTAGCTACATATTTTACACCTGCTTCAATAGATCCAATGATCATTGCTTTATGCCATTCCCATGGTGTAGCAATCAAAACAGACTTCAAATCTTTTAACTGAAGCATCTTTTTCCATGCGTTGTTATCACCAGTAAAGATTTTTGGCATTGGTTTACCGCTTTTAGTGAT
This portion of the Pedobacter lusitanus genome encodes:
- a CDS encoding Gfo/Idh/MocA family protein, yielding MNRREFVASTTLTAAALTILPEKSLFANYAGEKVKIAMMGVGLRGQNHLALLLKRDDVELVAICDVDSRMLDMAKAMITKSGKPMPKIFTGDNNAWKKMLQLKDLKSVLIATPWEWHKAMIIGSIEAGVKYVATEVMLGITLQDHWDVVHAAEKHDAHVMMLENVCYRRDVLAVLNMVRQGIFGEIIHLQGGYQHDLREVKFNDGIKPYGGGVEFNEKGFSEARWRTNHSVHRNGELYPTHGIGPVAQCININRGNKFLKLNSFATKSRGLHKYVVDHGGENHPNAKVNFRLGDIVTTTIDCANGETIILQHDTNSPRPYSLGFRVQGTNGLWMDINNSVYVEGVSKPHRWDSAKEWLEKYDHPLWKKYSSDAEGAGHGGMDFFVLHAFIESVKRGTATPLDVYDAAAWSAITPLSEQSIELGNETIDFPDFTGGQWMNRKPVFALNDDY